The Myxococcales bacterium genome includes the window TAATTAACACAACAACTTAGGGCGATTCACCCGGCGGTTTTTGTACGTGGGATCGACTAAGGCAGTGGGTAGACGCCGTTGTCGCTGTAAATGTTTTCAATCTGCCATTGGCCGTTTTCGCGTTCCAGCGCGATTAGAAACCACAAGTCGCCGGCGAAAAACGAAAACTGCGCCCGGTCTTCGCTCACAAGATTGGCCTTGGTGCCGCTGGCCAGCGCCGCGGCGAGGCCGGTTCGGGCGATGCCGAGTTGTTGGGTCAGCTCGACCTGGCGGTCAGAGGTCCAGACGCCGACGAGGGTTTGGACCGCAGAGGTTTCCAGTGCATCGGCCAGCGCCGCAAGCACGGATTCTGGAGTGGCGTAGAATGTTGCGGCGAGCAGCGGCGTTCCTGCGTACCAATAGTTGCCGTGTTTGACGAACTCGGCGCGCTGGACCGCCCCAGTGGGCGACGCAACCGCATCGGTGGTGATAATCGCCGAGCGCGTCAGCACCATGGGGGCCAGGGCCGGCTTGAGATCGGTGGTGAGCGCTTGCAATTGCGCCGTGCGTTCCGCGGACTGCTCGCTCCATCGCTTGGCGAATTCGGCATAAGGCGTGCGTTTTTGCAGCGCGGTCGTGAGCAGGGCATAGGCGGCTTGTGGATCGTTCGTGCGCAGCGCATCGGCGTACAGCGCGACCGCGGCATGCGGCGTGGGTGCATGCGGGCGGTGGCAGGCCGCCAGCGCGCCGGCGGCGAGCAGGGCGGCAACGACAGCAACGAGTAACGCGGCGTCGAAGCCGCGGCGACCACCAAGCATGGCGACATCTTGCTAGGCTGCTGCGAAAAAAGAAAGCCGCCGCGCAGAATTGCGCGACGGCCGTGCCGGCGCCGTCCGTCCGATTCACCGGCGATATAGGTGTATTGCGATGAGCGTGCCAAGGCGGCAGCGGTCGGGTGCGCTGCCGGGAAATGCCAGCGGGGAGGGCCGCCTGCGACGGGATGTGACCACGTGGATACAGGGGCGTGGCGAGCGGGTGGGGCGACGGCGCGACAGGTCGCGCGTGCCATTGACCTGTAAACTTTGAGGCGCCGGGCGCGGCCGCAAATGACCAGCGCCCCGGCGTCGGGGATAGGAAATTTTAGGCGGAAAATGCGGAGGGTGGCGCGGGCCGAGCGGGGCTGGCAAGGTGCCAGATGCCGGGGTGCGGGTGATTTATAGCCTTCCGATCACTGATATTGATCGACGAGGCCGGCGCAGCTTGCGTCGTTGCTGCGTAGCGGTACGAGGTTCATCGCTTGCGTAGCAAATATCTGCAGCTGGTTGGAATTCTTTTGGACACGGTTTACGCCGCTTGGACACCCAAGCGCCAGCAGGAGGCCGGGCACGCCCAAATAGAACAAGCCGCCGCTACTTGCGTTGCCCGAGTTCATCACGCAGCTTGCGCCAAGTCTTGTAAGTTTTGATAAGTAGTGGCAAGAAGACGATGAGCAGCAGATATCGCGGAAGCGCGTAGTCAAACACCAGGTCGTCAATGAGATCCACGAACGCAGCTGCGGCAACCGTCCCAAAGAGCGTGGTGTGCAAAGAAGTAGCTGCTGAGAAGCCTTGGTAGTAGAGCTTTAAGCGCGCCCGGTGTCGGTGGGAGAACTTGAAAAAGAGACACATGCCAGCTGCCATCCCAGCTAGCAGGCCCATGACAATGCCCGCGTAGTAGTCCTCTTGCCAGTCATCGAGCAACACCGCATTGGAAGGTTCTTCCCTGTCTACGAGCAGGCGCAATTGGTCGCCCACGGACACGGGGTGTGATTTGTCGCGATTGGTCTCAATTTCTAGTGCGTGCGGCCTTCCGCCGAGCTTCCATCCGACGTTGATGCGATAGGTGTGAGAACGCTTGTAAGAGTCAACCTTCGCGACGCTCGTCACCGTGGCTGTTGTCATGGCAGAGCCAAGGCGCCAGTTTCGCTCGTCGTTGGTGAGCTGGAATGCTACCGCACTGATGCACGCAAGCATCGCCACGAGTAACCAGAAGTAGACGGGCCTCATGCTTGCACAACGTTCCGAAAATTCGGTTCAGAGGAAGCGTCCATCCTGATTTGCCTGCGAGCCTGGGATCTGCAAGCCTTTACTACTAACCCGGATAGTAGATCGCAATCGTCAGCGATTGAATTGCGGTGTCTGCTTAGGGGATAGGAAATGGGGATAGGAAATTTCAGCCGGAAATTGCGACGGGTGGCAGGGGGCGTGCAGGGCTGGCAGGGGCTGGCAGGGGTGCGAAGATGCCGGCTCACGGGGGATTCAAAGCCTTCAGATCACTAATCGCAGCTCGCCGTCGATCGCCTTCTTGGTTGCCGCCATTTCGACCGCGCTCTGCACCGCATCCTTCCCGATCAGCTCCTTGAGAACGACCGTCGATAGACTCGCGCCGCCGACGTCTAATGGCCCATGGGCCACCACAAGCCGAGGATCGCATCGTCGAGCTGCAATCGCGCGTTCTGGGTTGACGAGGCGGGGTAAAAAAACGGTGACCGACAGGCGGAGTTCAGCTACAATAAAGGTGTGAGTGCAGTATCCGAAATCCGAGCACTAGCGAAGAGCCTCAGCGAAGAGGAGCGACGGGATTTGGCTCGGGAACTACTCGGCGAGGACGCCGATGGGGCTGTCGATCATGCGTGGGCTGCGGCGTGGATTGCCGAGTGTGATCAGCGGCTGCACGATGTCTCCATCCAGCGAGAACCGACGATTGCTGCAAGCGACGTTGTTGCGCGCTTGTTGTCTCGTGTCCAACGATGAAATATCAGGTTACGGTTGCGGCGACGGCAATTCTCGAAGTTGAACTTGCGGCGGATTGGTATTTGAGCCGCGCCCCGATTGTCGCTCAACAGTTCGTGACCTCTTTCGCGCACGTCTTGAACTCGCTTGAAGAATATCCCTTGCGGGGCAATACCTTAGAGGCTGGTTCGCGATATCGACAGGTGCGCATTCCATCATTTCCGTACCTTGCTATTTACACCGTCAACGCTGAAAGCGTCACGGTGCTTGCCGTTGCACACGAGCGTCGGCAGCCGCTGTACTGGCTTGGACGGTAAATGCCACACGATCTGGCCTGTCCTGCCGGCTAGCGCGAGCAAGTCAACGGCGGCGCCCGCTTAACATGGCGACATCTTGCTAGGCTGCTGCGAAAAAAGAAAGCCGCCGCGCAGAATTGCGCGACGGCCGTGCCGGCGCCGTCCGTCCGATTCACCGGCGCTTTGGATGTATTGCGACGAGCGTGCCAAGGCGGCGGCGGTCGGGTGCGCTGCCGGGAAATGCCAGCGGGGAGGGCCGCCTGCGACGGGATGTGACCACGTGGATACAGGTGCGTGGCGTGCGGGTGGGGCGGCGGCGCGACAGGTCGCGCATGCCATTGATCTGTAAACTTTGAGGCGCCGGGCGCGGCCGCCAGTAGCCAGCGCCCCGGCGCTCCATCGCCAACCAAGCGCAATGCAAAGATTGGGTCGCTCGCATAGTCGAAATCTGGTT containing:
- a CDS encoding type II toxin-antitoxin system RelE/ParE family toxin; this encodes MKYQVTVAATAILEVELAADWYLSRAPIVAQQFVTSFAHVLNSLEEYPLRGNTLEAGSRYRQVRIPSFPYLAIYTVNAESVTVLAVAHERRQPLYWLGR